The window GTTACTTTCCATCCTCTTAGTCCGTCTGCCGTCTTTGTTTGACGTGTCTAAGTTTGTTAAATGAGACATGAAAGTGAAGCCTGATCCCCCCGCAGCTGATCCACACTTCAGCGAGATATCTTTAGAGTgactgtgtatgtctgtgtttgtgaggacCAATTTTAAGTTCAGACATTTCACTTTTGGCCAGACCTCCAGGTGTTTGCCTGAGGTTGTTGTGAAGGCCGGGCTTTTATATGCAGAGGTAGGTTTGCAGTTTGTTTCGTGTATTGATTgaagttgtcatttttttattgttattgtctgGGCCAGACACTTTGTATGCCCAACTTTAAGAATGCATCCTTAAAGAATGCATCATTTCAGTGAGGGTCCTCTCAAATATAGAAGTAcagacaactgtgtgtgtgtttgtggtgtatgtctatgtgtgtgtgtgtccgagtTCGgcttcagctgctgttcagTGATGTCAGGGTGTGtcgacagcagctgctgtgtttccgTTGACCTCCTCCTGCCTTTACAGCAGAGAAGCAGACCTCTGAGGCTTAAAGATTCCAGTCTTTACATAAACAAAACGTATTTCTTCATTAACACTTAACACTGTTCTTCAGTGAGATGGGCTGGATGTgcaacaaaacagtttttttcatGTTGTGAACGTGTTAAACAAACACAGGAGCAGTTGTCTAACAATGGCAGGTTGTGAGgttgcagctgcagcacacacacacacacacaaacacacacacacacattagtgcCTAAAACTGAACCTCCAGCTGTGACTCACAGTGTCTGCTGCCAAACATCTGGATTCGGTTACAGTGTTTTGGGTCACGGAGGTATTACCTCATGCTCACCTGCAGCGTCTCTGTTTTTGGCAGTAGTTGTAGTTTTGTCTCCATTTTGTTTGCTCTCTTTTGGAAATTTCCTCGAGGGAACCTTTAGTCGAACTCCACGAGAGGAATCAAACTTTGTATTAAATTCTGCAGAGCTTGTTTTTCCACCTACAAGATATTTTCAGAGGGTTCAAGACCTAATATGTGCCCCACATTAATTTTCTGGGTAAAAATCATAATTCTCTGAGGGACGTTTACCCCTGACAAAGATCCTGGAGCTCAAATCTTGACTTATAAAAAGCATTTTTGActctttttctcccctctgtCAGGTGGCTCAGCTGTTGCTGAGCAGTAACATGGTGGTGGGGTTGttagaaggagagaggaaggagccGACAGACTCGGCCTTCACCACACCTCTGCACCTCGCTGCCCGCAACGGACATAAAGACATCATACGGTGAGATAGTCCTTATCACATGCatactcatcacacacacacatgactggGCCAGGATTCAGATTTATCAGCCTTACTGGTTTGACTTACTCATATTGTGATGTTTAAATGCAGAAATCTGTCTGCAGACAGTGCAAAAGATGTTGAGATGGAGAGATGTTGGACTCAGAGGGCAGGGCTCCTGTGGTTTGTGGTCTGTAACCACTGAGCCGGCACTTTTGCATGGGGATGTGGGAGCATGAACTCTGGAGCTgtgtgcatggttgtgtgtatgtgtgtgtgttctttgagTTGTCTTCATGCCTCACATTCCCAGCAGAGACGTGAAATCCACTACAGCATTGCCGTGACCCAGTTTAGCAGTGTTTCATCTctgttatagtgtgtgtgtgtgtgtgtgtgtgtgtgtttctgtgtgtgcacaggtgaAGCTAACAGGCAGCTTTTTAGACTCTTACCTTAACCTGCTGCATAATAACGAACAAATAAGTCTGAGAAATGAGGTCAACGTACAACAGAGGATgagtttttttaaaatcctTGCTGCTGTGTATTTGAATGTACTATTATTTTATGCATTGTAAAACAAATCAATTTGACATGCAAAATGAAGACTTGCTGAGGATTCAGACATGACTGATGTGTCTGCTtctttcaggctgctgctgaaagCCGGCATCGACATCAACAAGACCACCAAGTCTGGAACAGCTTTGCACGAAGCTTCACTGTATGGCAAAACCGAAGTGGTCCGACTGCTGCTGGATGTGAGTTTATGTCAGAATATACACTAGCATGGTGGTTTGTTTTATCTAAATTCAATGCTAATGTATCAGGGTTCAGATTGGATAAAATGTTGTCAAAGTTAATACTAACAGAGAGGTTGCACTTTATCCTTCATACCCCTGCAGCAACATTTCAGTTCATTGCTGATGTATCAGATTACTGTATAACAAAACCCTGCAGGGAAAACTGCATATTTGGAGACTTAGCTTTTACATGTCCCAGATGAGACAAACTACGCTCATGTCAGACGACAGGaggtgtcagtgttgtgtgttgttgtgtgttcaggCCGGAGTGGACGTGAACATCCGAAATACCTACAACCAGACGGCGCTGGACATCGTCAACCAGTTCACCACCTCGCACGCCAGCAAGGACATCAAGCAGCTTCTCCGAGGTCAGAAACTTCCCCGTCTCTCCACTCACCATCCACTGTTGTTTGCTCCCTTATTTTTAACTTACTGTGATGATCGGACACTGAgagatgacaaaaaaacaaaaccctgaCCCTCAGTGTTCAGACCTAATATCAGTTTTAATCCAATGATAGTGCAGGCGACCCAGatgtgacatgaaaaaaatagttttgtCTTATTCACACTGTAAAAGCAGATCTGAGTGACTTGgatgtaaaaaatataaaaatggaaTTTGGGACACTTCACTTGTGCCTGTAAGCCTGATTAAATCTGTctggagacgtgtcctggtATTTGTAAGATCTTGGCTCATGCGTTTTTAAACTCAGAGTAAAATCGTGTTGTTGTGTGAAATGAGGAAGTAGAAATGTTTTAATGATAAAAATCTTGTTGCCACTGGGAATATGTCTCCCTGTGATTTTAATCCAATCCAAATGGGAATAGACAGAAACTCTTAATTCAGCTTTGTGCTGATGTTGAGCTGGTTATGTGTGATATTGATGCTGCTTGGGATCTCCAACCAGGGCTGCTTTTCAGCTCACTGAGGCACGGAAGTATCTTCCCCCATTATCATATCCAAAAGTTTGGAAAGAAATACCAGCATATTTTAGGAAATAATGAGgcaagttttttaaagttttgttaTGACTTTGATGCGTTTGTCTGTGTGCTGAAAAGTTTACTCGCCCTCACCTCTTCTGAGTGCCAGCTGATGCATTGAGGTTCACCTGCCTCTATAGGCTGTAattcaaacagcagctgtgtttaaaTTTAGGGTTATGTAACTTTAAAGTCTTATCTGTCCGCTCTCACAGCTTCAAAGAGCAGATTCAGCCTCAAATTTAGCAGAgctgtatatacagtatgtgagtGAGCTGGCAGTGCGTGCACGCTCTGTAATCCTGCAGCCGTTTGAAGTTCCTGTGGGAACAAACTGAGGGAATAATGAGCGGCTGTGTTGAAGAAGTGATTTAAACATGGATGGAGACTTTCCCGTCTTGTTTACTGGTGCAGAGAGGAGCGATGAATAAGTCGTACACGCTCAGCCGGCACGCGCTGTGGATTAATTATTGATGTGTCGTGTCAGTTTTCTGTGGGTACACACAGTCTGGGAGGAATGAGTCAGGATTGTCGCTGAGAGTCTGTCCAGTGTATTTCAACTTCTATTTTCATCAGAGAAAAATGTCTCAGTGTTTacttccagctctgcctctctgtgtttttattctccttTATGACAGTTTTTAACAGAAACTTTGGTCCTTGAACCGAAACTGAAAAATGTAGTTTGTActgtgtttgatttgatttatatTTCATGAACTCTGAATGTTAGGAAATATcaatatactgtattttttggacattttaattaaataaatgtgaccttcagtttttctgttgacagatGCGACAGGCGTTTTGCAGGTCAGAGCTCTGAAGGACTACTGGAACCTCCACGACCCCACGGCCCTCAACATCAGAGCTGGTGACGTCATCACGGTGAGAAGGTCTTTCTGATTCTGACATGAAAAAAGGATTCATTTGGAAGAAGGTGACAGAAAACTATCAAAGGTGGAGAGAGATTAAGGATCTGAGTTATGTCATACATGTGTTACTTTTAATGTGAGAACAAGGGAATTCATTGTTGATAATCAAGTGGAGACAAGTCCAACAcattacaagcacacacacacacacacctctttttATCCCGGGAAAAATGTATCACCAGAGTTCATAAAGAGATCAAACTCAACTGTCCCGCTGTTACAACAGACAGTGAACTCACCGTAGACACGTTCTGTCTTGCTTCCGACTTCCTGTGAGTGAATCAGAGTGATGAGCAAAGCTGAAGGTgttgataatgatgatgatgcaggtCGTGCTGAGGCTTGTGTTAGTACTCATACACATTTGTACTGAATGAATTCTCTTCTTGTGTAAACAGTGGAAAAATACAGATCCCTGTGTTCTCTGTCCACAGAGAGACCACAGTGAGATTTTAATAAACGGAATTCAAAATTAAAATAGTCTATTACTTCAAATCTGTACATCAGGCACCAAAGACTTCCACTGACCCCTTTCATTCCCTGCAGGTAATGGAGCAGCATATGGATGGACGCTGGAAGGGCCACATCCATGACAaccagagagggacagacagagtcGGCTTCTTCCCTCCATCCATCGTGGAGGTCATCAGCAGGAGAAACGGTCAGTTTCTATTTATTCACCTTagtaaaaaaatgcaataaaaaatatTCTGTGTTCAAATTAGTATTTAGTTAAGGATCATCTAGTGTCATCCCTCTTAGCCCGTCGTTTACGGAGATCACCTCTCATAGGTGATGTCCAGACCTCTATTGTCTCTTCAGTTAAGAACTAATCTGCCTGCTTCCAGACCATCCCATGCTCCTCTTTCTTCCCTCCTGCATCCATCTCTCCATCCATACCCCATAATGACTGACATCCACCTCTAACCATCAGCTTgataacctcctcctcctcctccctcccccttcctcctcctccctgtctcgCCCTGTAGGGGGCACCTTATCCCGGCACGCCTCTCTGCCCACCCAACGCCAGCAGCTGCTGTCCAGAGcccccctctcctccagccTCAGCTCCGCCCCTCAGACTGATGACTCCTACACACTGTATGCTCCCCCCACCCATGTGGTGCTACCTTTAGCCAACGGCCTCACTACCAGCAcaggtatacacacactcaaggacacacacatgcaaggtTTAAGCCTCTGGCACTGTTGGACCAGCAGCACTGATTCACTTTGAGGATCTTTGTGGAGACATGTTGATGTGATGATCAGTCAGAGTGTTCTGAGTATTTCCATCATGTACTTATAAGAGCCCCGGAGATAGTTCAGAGAAAACATCCAGACTCTTCCAGCCAGTTGATGGGGCAGTCCAGATCTCTTCTTGTCCTGTAAATCCAAATATTTTGCAAAGACATGTAGGTTTAGCACTCAGTAATGGAGTTTACATAAACTCCATAACCTTCAATGACCTTTGTTTTACATGTCcactcatcacacacagaaaccacaaaAACCCTTTCTTGTCTAATCTGTCATGTAACACTACTCAGCTCCTCAGTCACTTCCCCTGACAGAAGTCCATTAGAGTCTTTGTGTCTGATAGGTTTGTCTCCGAGCCACCTGTCTCAGTCTGGATGTCCCTTCGAGGACATCTGGGTTCTCAGGGACTCATGTCATGGTAAGAGTCCGGACGACAGCTTCTCCTGCCCGGCTGTTCTGAAGCTGCATCACTGCCCCGCTCACCGCTCTGCATCAGGGCCCCACACACCAAGACCACTGAAAGTGAATGCTATTAGCTAAATGTGATCCAGTTTCCTCAAGTCACCTGCATCAGATATTGCAGTCCACATTATCTCAGGTCACTTCACTCAAGTCATCTCGTCATCTTATGTCTCACATTATCTCAGATCACTTTGTGACATGTATTATTGGGGAAACTCACTAGCTGCAGGCTAAattaaatcaatcaataatcaataaaatcGACAGGTGAGGATAAAGGGCGGTTGTCTTGGTGTGTCGGGTCCAAACACTGTATGATCACTGTATCATCTGCTTCAGGCTGAACTCGCGGTCTGAGCATTTGTTATCCTCAGTGCTGCCACAAGGGGGGGACAGCTGTCAGAAATAGACAATAGATAACAATAGATAAGATATGTGATGTATGAAGTATTTCACGCCTGCTCCCAGCTACATGAGCTACAGTTTTACATGGTCGGCCTcatggctgcagctgtgctcTTTTGCATCCTGCCCGTCACTCCCATCGACACTCCCGTCGTCACCCTCCTAGATCCTCAGCCCCCCCCAAACAGGCCCCTGTCTGGACAAAGAACATCTGCTGCTTCCTACAGCCTGACACCGACCCTCTCCGCTGACATGAACTCTCCCTCCGGCACATCAGGaattcatttttgtgtttttgtttgcagcAGGAGACAGAAACAGTGTCGGGAGCACTGGCAGTGTGGGCAGCACCCGCAGTGCTGGAAGTGGACAGAGTACGGAGAGCAACAATGCACCTAATGGACTCCAACTCAATGCCAGCCATCATGACAACGCCAACAAGGTACAATCAGACTGTTGCACGTGTTAACACAACAAGTTGACAGTCACTCTGTATGTATCTATGTCAGTGATCATTCCTAAAACATTGAGAAATACTTCAAGTTCACTCCACAGTTTGAACTTTTCTTCACCAGTACTTGTTCTCTGGTCTTCACATAAATACTTCTTACTGaatctgaggctgctgtgttgaTATGTGTTTGCagacagcgccctctgctgtgGACTCTGGACACTCAGCAGACCTCAACAAACAGCTTGATCATCCTTCAGGTACTTTTGCTTTTTTCCCTTCCAACAACAGTTGCTATTGTAGTTAAGTACTGTGGACACTCTCTGTCCACACTTTCCTGCATTACATATTTGTCACgaacctgctgctgtcctccagGAGGGACTCCTCGGAAGCAGACGGTCACAGTGCAGCGGCCTGCAGAGCAGAGCTTCTCGCAGCAGTTTGTTCGtcctcagcagctgctggagggGAAGGTGAAACCTTTACTGACACTCAAACTCACTTCACACTTTTTTGTTTACACATTTCATGGCAGTCCTGATCATTGCCAAGAAGACAAAAACCAACATCTGACAGTAAGACACAAGTCATCTGTAGAAACTGAAGTCACTTGGGTGTTTTtacctttgtgtgttttaggatgCAGAGGCTATCTATCAGTGGCTGAGCGACTTCCAGCTGGAGCAATACACTACGAATTTCCTGAACAATGGATATGATGTACCGACTATCAGCAGGATGACTCCTGAGGTGAACAAACTCACTGGTGTTTATATATAGTTCTGCAAGGTGTAAACATCCTAATGTTAATTGAcagaaaaaactaaaatgtaCTGATAGGCCTGTCTGACTGTGCTCAAAAACCTGTAGAAAAAACTGATCTGTCATGCTTGCAGGATCTGACTGCCATCGGAGTGACCAAACCAGGACACCGCAAGAAAATCTCCATCGAAATCAACAACCTGAACATCCCAGAGTGGCTGCCTGAGTACACCCCAGTGAGACTCACATCTGTTTTCTATACGTTCTATGTAACTGCTAAGCACACAAATTtataatctttttttctcacagtcCGATCTAGGTGAGTGGCTCAGTGCCATCGGCCTCCCACAGTACCACAAAAAACTCTCAGAAAATGGCTATGACTCCATTACTATTGTAAAAGACCTCACGTGGGAGGATCTGCAGGAAATCGGCATCACAAAGCTGGGTGAGGACACATCAGAGCTTTACACTGCTGGATTGTAATGTGAATTTTGGGACTTTTGGTTTGATGGTTGAGTTTTCCTTCCAGGCCACCAGAAGAAGCTGATGTTGGCAGTGAAGAAGCTGTGTGACATCCAGAGGGCAATTCTTCAGGCTGAATCAGGCCAAGGCACCCTGCAACGAAAAGCCCCCGGAGCTCTCCACCTCGTCACCATCGAGCCATCCGACTCTGGAGGTGAATGCTCTTCACCTCACACCCCAAAGATGCTGACCTTCCAGGACAGCGAGCTGAGcgcagagctgcagacagctATGTCCAGCCACTatggaggctgtgaggaaggtTTGGCCATCAAGAACCAAGTGGGGATGTCCCAGAGCCAGGAGAGTATCGACACCCGGTCCAGAGGCTCAGGGCGCTCTCAGGAACCCCCTACAGCCTCTATCACCCCCCACAGCTGGTCCCAGGAGAGCCTGGAAGGCAGCCCTGCCAAGGAGAGGAACCTCCCAGAGGGCTGGGACCAGAGgcaccaacagcagcaacagttgcCCAAACAGGTACCTCTGGGAACAGCCACAGTGTTTAAGTACCCAGCCATTCCAGCCAAGCCCAATCTGTCTGGATCTCATAGCCCCTCCCCTCATGGCTCACCAGCACTGAAGGGTTTCAGCTATCTGCACTCTAACTGTGGCTCCACTGACCTGAACTCATCACCCAGGCATGAGAACCACTCCATGACCCTGACACCACCTAAGAAGCGTGCCCAGAGCATGACCCGTTACGCTCTGTCAGACGGAGAGcctgatgacgatgatgacgaGCCCGCATTTCCTTCTGCAAACGTGCAGTCCTACGCCACTTTGACTCGAAAGCCTGGCCGCAGTCAGCTGGCTCGGTTACAGTCAAGTCCAGAGAAGAACGGCAATGTGGGACGCAGTCAGTCATTTGCAGTGCGTGCCCGGAAAAAAggtcctcccccacctcctccaaaAAGACTGAGCTCagtcagcagcaccaccagcgGGGAGTTGAGCGACAGCAGCACAACGTCATCCTCTGGTGGAGTGGTGACTGATAGTCCAGGGAGTGTGAGGAGCATCGCAGCTTCTCTGGAAGGAAGCACAGACGGGAAGAACCCCCCAGGACCGAAACCTAATGAGGCTCAGCAGGAGGCGCTTCCCTCCTCGCCCAGCTCTGCGGAGACCAGAGAAAATGCAGGGGTGAGAAGGAGGGTGCACAGCGAATGTGCTCCAACACAGAccaacagcagcactgagctcGACCGCGGGGTGAAGTCTGACTCTGAGGAAGAGGAATCAAAAGGTCGTGGACTGGAAGGGTCCTCGTCTCCTCAGAACAGCTCCAGTGAGTGCATCCCATTTGCTGAGGAGGGCAACCTGACTATCAAACAGAGGCCCAAAGCTCCTGGTCCACCCAGGGCCGAGGCTGTGCTGGAGCCTCCAGACAAACAGGCAGCCAAGAATCTGGATGTTCCAGAGTTTAATCTGAAAGAGTCGGACACTGTGAAGCGCCGACACAAACCCAAAGACAAGGAGCAGGGCTCCCCCAGCAGAGAGGGACCAGAGGCAACCGGATCTGAGTCTGACGGCAGCAGGCCTCCTTCCAGAAACCAGGAAGAGGTCAGTCTGAGGATCAGTGAAGCCAGTTTGGAGAGGCCGGCCAGTCCAGCTAGGCCAGCCAGTCCAGCTAGGCCAGCCAGTCCAGCGAGGCCAGCCAGTCCAGCGAGGCCAGGCAGTCCAGCAACAGGGTCTCCCATCAAACCTCCTCTGTCCCCTAAACCTCCTGCGGTCGCCCCAAAACCTCTCCGTCACAGTCTGCTGGCTGCACAGGGTAAGATACACACACGTCATTGTAACTTAAGTATTTTTTCTCGTCTCAGAGTGGAAAGTTGTTACCACTGAATTTATACTTTGGACATGTTTAGAAATTAAAAACGGACCTTGTTTTGTCTCAGCAGGACTCTCCTCTCCTACTATAACTGTCAATGCGGTTCAAAGTGTGGCCTTCACCTCTCCGTCCTCACCCTCCCGTGGGTCCTCGGCTCCAGCATCGGCCCCTCAGAGTCCCTCTCTGGCAGCAGCAAGGCCTCAGGTCTGTGTGGTGGGTCCAGGCCATGCTGAGTCATCCTGCGGGACTGAGGTGGTCCAGCAGAGACTGGATCAGACCAGTACTTCTCTAGAAGCTGCTCTAAAGGCTGTTGAGAGAAAACTGAACCAGGAGGACAGCTCTGACAGGTGAGACCAGCAGACATTCTCAGTCTACTACATTACCGCTTTATATTAAAATGTTCACTTCACCCTGATAGCGCCACCTTCAGGCCAGATTCTCCTCTTACATTGCATCATATTGATGTATTTGTGTAGTTTTTGATGTTTCCTGTCTCATCTTTTTACACCAGCAGAGCAAGCACAGTGAAGTCTGCAGGGACCATTCTGGACGACATTGGCAACATGTTCGACGACCTGGCTGACCAACTGGATGCCATGTTGGACTGAAGACCTTTTATAAAAACAATCATGATATCCACCTTCAACCTCAGGAagtgaaacaggaagagaagcagGAGACCGCTGGAGCAGTTTCTCTGCTCTGAGCTGCACAGTCAGACCCTTGTCTCCTCTCTCAGCCTGGAACACCAGCACTTAATCTTCACTGTGCTTCCAAAACCAAACTTTCAAACTGGGACCTTCTCTCACATTTCTGACTGACGGCTGACCTAGTTTCTGTTCTGAAGCTGGAACAGaactctctctgtctttaagGAGCATGAACCAAACAAAGACTCATACATTGGAGCGGCTTATTGTGAGGAGAAACTCCCGAGTAGATTATTATATTACTGTTAAACACTAATTTTGTAACattaagttttattttgtgACATTGTAAAGCTGAAGTCACATGATATCCAGCTTCTGTTCTAGCAGCCTTACAGCAAACCCACTGTCACTTTGTGAAAGAGTGAAACATGTTCCTCACAAAGACGTTTGATACTATTTAAAACATGTGCAGTCTGTTATTTTCTGACAAAGACAAGGTGTGCACAGCAGCACCATCAGCTGACAGGAAACACTAACCACTCTAAACATGAGCCAACATTAGCTCTTCCAGCTAAACTGTGCTAACAGGGCAGCTAGTGTTGTT of the Parambassis ranga chromosome 8, fParRan2.1, whole genome shotgun sequence genome contains:
- the LOC114440013 gene encoding caskin-2 isoform X8, which translates into the protein MGKEQDLLQAVKNGDLLSTQKLLSKLKTNRNKLLGSTKRLNVNYQDSDGFSALHHAALTGTTELLSALLEAQASVDIKDSNGMRPLHYAAWQGKSESVLMLLRSGASVNGVSLDGHIPLHLAAQYGHYEVSEMLLQHQSNPCLLNKAKKTPLDLACEFGRVKVAQLLLSSNMVVGLLEGERKEPTDSAFTTPLHLAARNGHKDIIRLLLKAGIDINKTTKSGTALHEASLYGKTEVVRLLLDAGVDVNIRNTYNQTALDIVNQFTTSHASKDIKQLLRDATGVLQVRALKDYWNLHDPTALNIRAGDVITVMEQHMDGRWKGHIHDNQRGTDRVGFFPPSIVEVISRRNGGTLSRHASLPTQRQQLLSRAPLSSSLSSAPQTDDSYTLYAPPTHVVLPLANGLTTSTAGDRNSVGSTGSVGSTRSAGSGQSTESNNAPNGLQLNASHHDNANKTAPSAVDSGHSADLNKQLDHPSGGTPRKQTVTVQRPAEQSFSQQFVRPQQLLEGKDAEAIYQWLSDFQLEQYTTNFLNNGYDVPTISRMTPEDLTAIGVTKPGHRKKISIEINNLNIPEWLPEYTPSDLGEWLSAIGLPQYHKKLSENGYDSITIVKDLTWEDLQEIGITKLGHQKKLMLAVKKLCDIQRAILQAESGQGTLQRKAPGALHLVTIEPSDSGGECSSPHTPKMLTFQDSELSAELQTAMSSHYGGCEEGLAIKNQVGMSQSQESIDTRSRGSGRSQEPPTASITPHSWSQESLEGSPAKERNLPEGWDQRHQQQQQLPKQVPLGTATVFKYPAIPAKPNLSGSHSPSPHGSPALKGFSYLHSNCGSTDLNSSPRHENHSMTLTPPKKRAQSMTRYALSDGEPDDDDDEPAFPSANVQSYATLTRKPGRSQLARLQSSPEKNGNVGRSQSFAVRARKKGPPPPPPKRLSSVSSTTSGELSDSSTTSSSGGVVTDSPGSVRSIAASLEGSTDGKNPPGPKPNEAQQEALPSSPSSAETRENAGVRRRVHSECAPTQTNSSTELDRGVKSDSEEEESKGRGLEGSSSPQNSSSECIPFAEEGNLTIKQRPKAPGPPRAEAVLEPPDKQAAKNLDVPEFNLKESDTVKRRHKPKDKEQGSPSREGPEATGSESDGSRPPSRNQEEVSLRISEASLERPASPARPASPARPASPARPASPARPGSPATGSPIKPPLSPKPPAVAPKPLRHSLLAAQAGLSSPTITVNAVQSVAFTSPSSPSRGSSAPASAPQSPSLAAARPQVCVVGPGHAESSCGTEVVQQRLDQTSTSLEAALKAVERKLNQEDSSDSRASTVKSAGTILDDIGNMFDDLADQLDAMLD
- the LOC114440013 gene encoding caskin-2 isoform X10, which translates into the protein MGKEQDLLQAVKNGDLLSTQKLLSKLKTNRNKLLGSTKRLNVNYQDSDGFSALHHAALTGTTELLSALLEAQASVDIKDSNGMRPLHYAAWQGKSESVLMLLRSGASVNGVSLDGHIPLHLAAQYGHYEVSEMLLQHQSNPCLLNKAKKTPLDLACEFGRVKVAQLLLSSNMVVGLLEGERKEPTDSAFTTPLHLAARNGHKDIIRLLLKAGIDINKTTKSGTALHEASLYGKTEVVRLLLDAGVDVNIRNTYNQTALDIVNQFTTSHASKDIKQLLRVFLLTDATGVLQVRALKDYWNLHDPTALNIRAGDVITVMEQHMDGRWKGHIHDNQRGTDRVGFFPPSIVEVISRRNAGDRNSVGSTGSVGSTRSAGSGQSTESNNAPNGLQLNASHHDNANKTAPSAVDSGHSADLNKQLDHPSGGTPRKQTVTVQRPAEQSFSQQFVRPQQLLEGKDAEAIYQWLSDFQLEQYTTNFLNNGYDVPTISRMTPEDLTAIGVTKPGHRKKISIEINNLNIPEWLPEYTPSDLGEWLSAIGLPQYHKKLSENGYDSITIVKDLTWEDLQEIGITKLGHQKKLMLAVKKLCDIQRAILQAESGQGTLQRKAPGALHLVTIEPSDSGGECSSPHTPKMLTFQDSELSAELQTAMSSHYGGCEEGLAIKNQVGMSQSQESIDTRSRGSGRSQEPPTASITPHSWSQESLEGSPAKERNLPEGWDQRHQQQQQLPKQVPLGTATVFKYPAIPAKPNLSGSHSPSPHGSPALKGFSYLHSNCGSTDLNSSPRHENHSMTLTPPKKRAQSMTRYALSDGEPDDDDDEPAFPSANVQSYATLTRKPGRSQLARLQSSPEKNGNVGRSQSFAVRARKKGPPPPPPKRLSSVSSTTSGELSDSSTTSSSGGVVTDSPGSVRSIAASLEGSTDGKNPPGPKPNEAQQEALPSSPSSAETRENAGVRRRVHSECAPTQTNSSTELDRGVKSDSEEEESKGRGLEGSSSPQNSSSECIPFAEEGNLTIKQRPKAPGPPRAEAVLEPPDKQAAKNLDVPEFNLKESDTVKRRHKPKDKEQGSPSREGPEATGSESDGSRPPSRNQEEVSLRISEASLERPASPARPASPARPASPARPASPARPGSPATGSPIKPPLSPKPPAVAPKPLRHSLLAAQAGLSSPTITVNAVQSVAFTSPSSPSRGSSAPASAPQSPSLAAARPQVCVVGPGHAESSCGTEVVQQRLDQTSTSLEAALKAVERKLNQEDSSDSRASTVKSAGTILDDIGNMFDDLADQLDAMLD
- the LOC114440013 gene encoding caskin-2 isoform X11, which codes for MGKEQDLLQAVKNGDLLSTQKLLSKLKTNRNKLLGSTKRLNVNYQDSDGFSALHHAALTGTTELLSALLEAQASVDIKDSNGMRPLHYAAWQGKSESVLMLLRSGASVNGVSLDGHIPLHLAAQYGHYEVSEMLLQHQSNPCLLNKAKKTPLDLACEFGRVKVAQLLLSSNMVVGLLEGERKEPTDSAFTTPLHLAARNGHKDIIRLLLKAGIDINKTTKSGTALHEASLYGKTEVVRLLLDAGVDVNIRNTYNQTALDIVNQFTTSHASKDIKQLLRVFLLTDATGVLQVRALKDYWNLHDPTALNIRAGDVITVMEQHMDGRWKGHIHDNQRGTDRVGFFPPSIVEVISRRNGDRNSVGSTGSVGSTRSAGSGQSTESNNAPNGLQLNASHHDNANKTAPSAVDSGHSADLNKQLDHPSGGTPRKQTVTVQRPAEQSFSQQFVRPQQLLEGKDAEAIYQWLSDFQLEQYTTNFLNNGYDVPTISRMTPEDLTAIGVTKPGHRKKISIEINNLNIPEWLPEYTPSDLGEWLSAIGLPQYHKKLSENGYDSITIVKDLTWEDLQEIGITKLGHQKKLMLAVKKLCDIQRAILQAESGQGTLQRKAPGALHLVTIEPSDSGGECSSPHTPKMLTFQDSELSAELQTAMSSHYGGCEEGLAIKNQVGMSQSQESIDTRSRGSGRSQEPPTASITPHSWSQESLEGSPAKERNLPEGWDQRHQQQQQLPKQVPLGTATVFKYPAIPAKPNLSGSHSPSPHGSPALKGFSYLHSNCGSTDLNSSPRHENHSMTLTPPKKRAQSMTRYALSDGEPDDDDDEPAFPSANVQSYATLTRKPGRSQLARLQSSPEKNGNVGRSQSFAVRARKKGPPPPPPKRLSSVSSTTSGELSDSSTTSSSGGVVTDSPGSVRSIAASLEGSTDGKNPPGPKPNEAQQEALPSSPSSAETRENAGVRRRVHSECAPTQTNSSTELDRGVKSDSEEEESKGRGLEGSSSPQNSSSECIPFAEEGNLTIKQRPKAPGPPRAEAVLEPPDKQAAKNLDVPEFNLKESDTVKRRHKPKDKEQGSPSREGPEATGSESDGSRPPSRNQEEVSLRISEASLERPASPARPASPARPASPARPASPARPGSPATGSPIKPPLSPKPPAVAPKPLRHSLLAAQAGLSSPTITVNAVQSVAFTSPSSPSRGSSAPASAPQSPSLAAARPQVCVVGPGHAESSCGTEVVQQRLDQTSTSLEAALKAVERKLNQEDSSDSRASTVKSAGTILDDIGNMFDDLADQLDAMLD